CTTTTTCCTGATCAATTGTTTCCTTTTTTATAATCAAAGAACAAATACTTTCAATATCTTCCTTTGACCCGGGCATTATAATAAAATCATCGGCTCCGTTTTTTATACAGCTTACAGCTGCTGTGACTCCAGTATCTTTACTGAAAACAACAACCTTATTTTTTGGATTCAGATTTTTAAGCTCAATCACCAGCAAAGGAAGATCATTTTCACTGGACTTAAGCCCCAGAATTATAAGTGAACCTCCTTTTTTTTCAGCAAATACAAAAGCCTCTTCCTTTGAAAGAACAGGCTTGGCTTCAATTCCTGAACTGGTGAAAAAAGCAGAGGCACAATCTCTTAAAAGATTGTTTCCAGTCCAGACAACAACCCTTTCAAAATCAAGCATAAAAACAACTCCTATTTCCGGGTAATTCAGGACTTTTCAAGTGTTTTTTCAAGTTCTATTTCTCTTATTCTCTGTTCTGCAAGCTTTTTAAAAAGCAGGCCTGATTCCTCAGCTAAAAAAACAGCCCTGTATTCTTTCAGAGCATCCTCAATTTTCCCGCTTCCCCGCAAAGCTTCACCCATACTAAACTTTGCCTCATAAAAATTTTCTTTTCCAGCATTAAAATCTAATACAATTTTAAAAGAAGATACAGCTTTTTCAAACCTTTTAAGCTTGAGATTTATTTCTCCTGATTTTTTAGCTGAATAGGCAATTTGATTTTTATAATCATTTTTTCCAAGTGAAGAATAAATAGAAACAGCCCTGTCAAAAGAATTTATAGATTCTAGGTTTTTATTTTCAGACTTGTAAAGCTCTCCAAGTTTTACAAAAACAGATGCTTTTGATAATTTGTCATTAAATACTGATATTGAGTTTTTATAAAAAGATTCGGATTTATCAAAATCATTTAGAGCTGCTGAAATATCAGCTTTTTTTTCATAGGCAAACCCCTTCAAACCACCATCATTAAATTTTTTCAAAATTTCATCACAAACTCCAAGGGCTTCATCATAATTTTTAAGCTCTATATCTGTTAAAACCATATATTCAAGAAGTTCAAAAGGAATTTTTGCCTTGTTGGGAAAAAGCTTGTAAGCAAGTCCAAGCCTTTCCTTTGATTCCCCATACATATGGGTTTCATTGTAAACTTTACCTGAAATAAAATGAACTTTGTAATTTTTCATATCTTCAATGAAAAATCTGTTCTTTTCAACAAGCCTGAGAGCAGCCGCATAATTATCATTTTCAATATAGTTTTCTAACAAACCGCCCATTGCCACTCCCATTAAATGGAGAGCATCTTTTCTCAGGGCCCTGGGATTTTCCCTTAAAAGTATTTTAATTGAATCAATACTTTCCTCAAACCTTTGTTGATCATTATAAATAGTGGCTAGACGAAGAAGTGAAATTCTTCCCTCTACAGAATCGGGAAAGTCCTTTACTATCATTTTGTAAATAATTTCTCTTTTTTCAGGGTCGTCCATATTATCAGCCAGTTTAAGCGAACTTTTGATAAACCCTTCAGTTCCCGGATAACGCTCAATTACCAGCTTGTAAATATTTTCAGCTTTTTTTAAATCTCCCTGATTTTCAAAGGTTTCCCCTATGCTTGCCAAAACAATATCTTTTTTGTCCATTTCAGGAAACATATTGAAAATTTGTGAAAACAGCTCCCTTGCTTTTTCATTACTCCCTGTAAGAAAATAAGAATCTGCTACAAACTTCAACAAATCCGGGCTTTCATAAATCACCCTTGAATTTTCATTCACAAAAGGACCAAGAGTTCTTATTGTGTCAAAATATCTTTTCCTTGAGTAAAGAATCTGACCGTAAATCAGCTTTGCATCATCATTAAACTTTGTATCGCTATATTCTTTTTCAAGTTTTTCAAGATATTCTTCAGATTTTCTAAGCTCTTTTTCTTCATAATAAATTTCCCCAAGATTAAAATACACCTCGGCCATCCCCTGATAGTCCGGATAGCCCTGCTCTGCTAAATGAAAAAAACCTTTTGAAAGTGGATAATTTGCCAGATCCTTGTTTATCAAACCGGCAAGGGCGTAACCATAGGGAATAAAAGAAGAATCCTGATATCTTAACAAAAGAGATTCTACCTGATTTTTTAAAGCATACAAAGAATTATTATCTTGGTCTGACTTTACAACCATATACTCAAGCCATGATTTTAAAAAAACCAGTTTGTCTTCACATTCAAAGATAAAACCACCTTTGAGTTCAGCTTCCATTCTTCCAAGAGCAGCCTGAAAATTCTTTTCTTTTGCAAGCCTTAAAGCAGTTTTAACATTTATAGAATCACGGCATGGGCTTTTTTCCATGGCATCAACTATATTTCCAACTGAACTTGTTTTTGAATAAACTTTTTCACCAGGAATGGTTTTAATAATTCTATCTTCTTGTTTTACAAACTTATCAGTCTTTTTATCTTTCCCTGATTCAAAGGATTTGAAATGTTTTTTGTCACCAGACTGAAGTTTATCAGCCATACTTTTATCAAGCTGCTTTTTTTGAATGTACACAGGGCTTTTATTTGAATAATAAACTCTTTTGGGTATAAAATTTACAATAAGTCTGTTCCTGGCATAGTCGAAGCTTTTATTTATATCTTCTATTTCTTTTTTAGTAATTATGGTTACAATTGAAATACTTTCTAAAAACTCCTCATAGAAAATTTTTGAAATAAAATCCCCGCCTCTTCCTGAGGTAATGATATTTTCATGAAGATCTGTGTCTTTAAAACTGATTATCACCTCGTTTTTATCTGACTGATAAACCCTGAAATTTGGGTATTGATCAAGACCGATTACAATTTTTTCTCCAGAATTTTCCAGACTGATCTCCCGTATGACAGCAGACTCAGCAAATAGAGGAGCTGATAAAACAATGATTAAAATTAAAAGCAGTTTCTTCATAATACCCTTTTCAAGCATTATTAATTATAATAAAACTTCTCAGAAACCGATATGCACAATAGATGCCATATTGACAAAATCAATCAGTCTTTATTTAACAAAGAAAAAAACAGCTTAAGCTAACAAGTATTTACAAACCTTGCTAAAAATTAAATTCAGCAGGATTGTCCAACAAATCAAACCCTGACTGTTAATTTTTAAGTTTAATCAGGCTGAAAACAAGTTAAATCTGTTTAATCAGAAAAAAATCTTATCTTAAATTCTATGAGTTTTTTTAATTTATTAAGCTGAAATTAAATAGTTTTTGGAATAAAAAGGGGGAAGGATTATCTAAATCAAAAAATAAAAGTCAAAAAAATGACGCTAGAAAACAAGAATTTCAAGTTCATCCTGCTCTGAAATTCCAAGCTTCTTAATTCTTTCTACAAGAGTAGTTCTGTTCATTTTAAGAAGTTTTGCAGCTTTGGCCTTTACCCATCCTGTTTTTCTTAAGGCCTCTAAAATTATGGCACGCTGATAATTATCCACAGCATCATTAAAGCTTATTCCGCTTTCTATTGTATTGATTATCATTTCAGATGAAGAACCTGAAGTTGAGTCATCTTTAAGATCAAGAGGAAGATCATCGGCAGTTACCTCATCTCCATCGCTCATAACTGCAACCTGTTCCATTATATTTTCAAGTTCTCTAATATTTCCCGGCCAATGATATCCCAGGAGAATATCCAAAACTTCTTTTGAAAGAGTTTTCATGGGCTCTTCAAATCTTTTAGACAACCTTTCAAGAAAAAAACTAGATAAAAGAGGAATGTCTGTTTTTCTTTCCCTTAAGGCAGGGACTTCAACAGGAATGACATTAAGCCTATAATAAAGATCTTCTCTGAACTCACTTTCTTCTATTGCTTTTTTAAGATTTTTATTTGTTGCTGAAATAAACCTTACATCAACTTTCACAGGTTTTGATCCGCCCACTTTTTCAAACTGCTGTTCCTGAATAGCACGTAAAAGCTTTACCTGGAGAACAGGAGACATGTCACCGATTTCATCAAGAAACAAAGTCCCTTTATCTGCTCTTTCAAACCTTCCAATATGGGAGGAAATTGCACCTGTAAAAGAGCCTTTTTCATGGCCGAATAGCTCACTTTCCAAAAGATTGCCTGGAATTGCCCCGCAGTTTATAATGACAAGCTCATTTGCACTTCTTTTGCTAAGATTGTGAATTGCCTTTGCAATCAGCTCTTTTCCTGTTCCACTTTCTCCGGTGACCAAAACTGAACTATCAGTTTTTGCCACTTTTTTAATTATT
This DNA window, taken from Desulforegulaceae bacterium, encodes the following:
- a CDS encoding tetratricopeptide repeat protein; its protein translation is MKKLLLILIIVLSAPLFAESAVIREISLENSGEKIVIGLDQYPNFRVYQSDKNEVIISFKDTDLHENIITSGRGGDFISKIFYEEFLESISIVTIITKKEIEDINKSFDYARNRLIVNFIPKRVYYSNKSPVYIQKKQLDKSMADKLQSGDKKHFKSFESGKDKKTDKFVKQEDRIIKTIPGEKVYSKTSSVGNIVDAMEKSPCRDSINVKTALRLAKEKNFQAALGRMEAELKGGFIFECEDKLVFLKSWLEYMVVKSDQDNNSLYALKNQVESLLLRYQDSSFIPYGYALAGLINKDLANYPLSKGFFHLAEQGYPDYQGMAEVYFNLGEIYYEEKELRKSEEYLEKLEKEYSDTKFNDDAKLIYGQILYSRKRYFDTIRTLGPFVNENSRVIYESPDLLKFVADSYFLTGSNEKARELFSQIFNMFPEMDKKDIVLASIGETFENQGDLKKAENIYKLVIERYPGTEGFIKSSLKLADNMDDPEKREIIYKMIVKDFPDSVEGRISLLRLATIYNDQQRFEESIDSIKILLRENPRALRKDALHLMGVAMGGLLENYIENDNYAAALRLVEKNRFFIEDMKNYKVHFISGKVYNETHMYGESKERLGLAYKLFPNKAKIPFELLEYMVLTDIELKNYDEALGVCDEILKKFNDGGLKGFAYEKKADISAALNDFDKSESFYKNSISVFNDKLSKASVFVKLGELYKSENKNLESINSFDRAVSIYSSLGKNDYKNQIAYSAKKSGEINLKLKRFEKAVSSFKIVLDFNAGKENFYEAKFSMGEALRGSGKIEDALKEYRAVFLAEESGLLFKKLAEQRIREIELEKTLEKS
- a CDS encoding sigma-54 dependent transcriptional regulator, with product MAVSSGENKKIKIPSFQGIVGESPAIVKVAKIIKKVAKTDSSVLVTGESGTGKELIAKAIHNLSKRSANELVIINCGAIPGNLLESELFGHEKGSFTGAISSHIGRFERADKGTLFLDEIGDMSPVLQVKLLRAIQEQQFEKVGGSKPVKVDVRFISATNKNLKKAIEESEFREDLYYRLNVIPVEVPALRERKTDIPLLSSFFLERLSKRFEEPMKTLSKEVLDILLGYHWPGNIRELENIMEQVAVMSDGDEVTADDLPLDLKDDSTSGSSSEMIINTIESGISFNDAVDNYQRAIILEALRKTGWVKAKAAKLLKMNRTTLVERIKKLGISEQDELEILVF